From the genome of Nicotiana sylvestris chromosome 2, ASM39365v2, whole genome shotgun sequence, one region includes:
- the LOC104221928 gene encoding berberine bridge enzyme-like 22, giving the protein MIPLILLFSSKEMRSLQILSLLLFSLFLAKCYSQEDFLHCLSKYSKNNTKNIYTPNSPTYSSILEFAQKNPRWLNSSHPLFIVSPRKESEIKPVILCGKKLGLQIKIKSGGHDYEGISFRSKTPYVMLDLSNLDDIKIDLKEETVWVQAGATLGQLYYAIAKKSKVHGFAGGVCFSIGTGGIISGGGIGTMMRKFGLAADNVIDARVMDINGKILDRKKMKEDLFWAIRGGGGASFGVILAWKLKLVRVPEKVTSFTVYKRLEGNQNLLQKWEKIGHQLPDDLLVRVVIQNDGAGNEKYVEIFFQALYLGPVDELIPLLKEKFPEFDLQKKDCFQEPVVDCSNRPCIKKECRESSWIGSVLYFYGRRTNESLEVLLEKSIPTQKNYFKATSDFVKTPVPEKGWKMVEKLFLEEERPQMIMEPFGGKLDEISESEIPFPHRKGNLYNIQYLVNWGDNSESVSSQKIAWMRKLYKEMEPYVAKSPRTAYLNYRDLNFGTNQEDYSYSKAKIWGEKYFNGNFERLAKVKSKVDPSNFFRNEQSIPPYHI; this is encoded by the coding sequence ATGATACctcttattcttcttttttcatcCAAAGAAATGCGTAGCCTTCAAATTCTCTCTCTTTTACTCTTTTCATTATTTTTGGCAAAATGTTACTCCCAAGAAGATTTTCTCCACTGTCTTTCCAAATACTCTAAAAACAATACCAAAAATATTTACACCCCAAACTCTCCAACTTATTCATCTATCCTTGAATTTGCTcaaaagaaccccagatggtTGAATTCTTCACACCCCCTCTTCATTGTCTCCCCTAggaaagaatcagaaatcaagcCTGTTATTCTTTGTGGTAAAAAACTAGGGTTGCAAATCAAAATAAAAAGTGGTGGCCACGACTATGAAGGAATCTCCTTTAGGTCTAAAACCCCATATGTCATGCTTGATTTAAGCAATCTTGATGATATCAAGATTGATTTAAAAGAAGAGACAGTTTGGGTACAAGCAGGAGCAACCCTTGGCCAACTTTACTATGCAATTGCCAAAAAAAGTAAAGTGCATGGTTTTGCAGGAGGTGTTTGTTTCAGTATTGGCACTGGAGGGATTATTAGTGGTGGAGGGATTGGTACTATGATGAGAAAATTTGGCTTAGCAGCAGATAATGTTATCGACGCTCGTGTAATGGATATCAATGGAAAAATCCTTGatagaaagaaaatgaaagaagattTGTTTTGGGCAATAAGAGGAGGTGGAGGAGCAAGTTTTGGTGTCATTCTTGCATGGAAACTCAAACTTGTTCGTGTTCCAGAAAAGGTTACTAGTTTCACAGTTTACAAGAGGCTAGAGGGCAACCAAAATCTCCTCCAAAAATGGGAAAAAATCGGACATCAATTACCTGATGATTTGCTCGtcagagtagttatacaaaatgatGGAGCAGGGAATGAGAAGTATGTTGAAATCTTTTTTCAAGCACTATATCTTGGACCAGTTGATGAATTAATTCCATTGCTCAAAGAGAAGTTCCCTGAATTTGATTTGCAGAAAAAAGATTGTTTTCAAGAGCCTGTTGTGGACTGTAGTAACAGACCTTGCATTAAAAAAGAATGTCGTGAATCTTCATGGATTGGATCAGTCTTGTATTTCTATGGTAGGAGAACAAATGAGTCACTAGAAGTTTTGCTAGAAAAGAGTATTCCAACACAGAAGAATTATTTTAAAGCTACATCTGATTTTGTGAAGACTCCAGTTCCAGAAAAAGGttggaaaatggtagaaaaaCTGTTCTTGGAAGAAGAAAGACCTCAGATGATAATGGAGCCATTTGGTGGAAAATTAGATGAAATTTCAGAATCTGAAATTCCATTCCCACATAGAAAGGGCAATTTGTATAATATTCAGTATTTGGTGAATTGGGGTGATAATAGTGAGAGTGTATCAAGTCAGAAGATAGCATGGATGAGGAAACTTTATAAGGAAATGGAACCATATGTTGCAAAATCTCCAAGAACTGCTTATCTGAATTATAGGGATCTAAATTTTGGAACTAATCAAGAAGACTACAGCTATTCTAAGGCCAAAATCTGGGGTGAAAAGTATTTCAATGGTAATTTTGAGAGGTTGGCTAAAGTGAAGAGTAAGGTGGATCCCAGTAATTTTTTCAGAAATGAACAAAGTATTCCACCTTATCATATTTGA